In Chryseobacterium lactis, a single genomic region encodes these proteins:
- a CDS encoding RNA polymerase sigma factor, whose amino-acid sequence MIDERALLSQFQSGDEMAFDRIFTMFHSSLVFFADRLLLKIGKEISKDLVLDIFLKLYDRREGFETLSNIKAFLYISVRNSCIKAIEKEKVNQKRFDLYTKNFDEFEKNVLDNIVQNEVYEELYQAIDLLPEPYRLIMGRLVTGDTPKEISEELGIPVSTINTQKSRALLLLKKSLSGAGIALLIIYS is encoded by the coding sequence TTGATCGACGAAAGGGCACTGCTTTCCCAGTTTCAAAGCGGTGATGAAATGGCCTTTGATCGTATTTTCACGATGTTTCACTCTTCACTGGTATTTTTCGCAGATAGGCTACTTCTGAAGATCGGAAAGGAAATTTCCAAGGATCTAGTACTGGATATATTTCTGAAATTATATGACAGGAGGGAGGGATTTGAAACCCTTTCAAATATCAAGGCTTTCCTTTACATATCTGTGCGAAACAGCTGTATAAAAGCCATTGAAAAAGAGAAAGTAAATCAGAAGCGGTTTGATTTGTATACTAAGAATTTTGATGAGTTTGAAAAAAATGTACTGGATAACATTGTTCAGAACGAAGTATATGAAGAGCTTTACCAAGCGATCGATCTGTTGCCCGAACCATACCGTCTTATCATGGGCAGGCTTGTCACAGGCGATACGCCAAAAGAAATATCTGAGGAGCTCGGTATTCCTGTCAGTACGATCAATACCCAAAAATCAAGAGCACTTTTACTTCTAAAAAAATCCCTATCAGGTGCCGGAATTGCACTTTTAATAATTTATTCATAA
- a CDS encoding FecR family protein, with protein sequence MEERRILEELKIVPLLTKFVRGEHMTVLEEKTIEIWLNKSSANRAFFEQLQDKEHVARELLKRDAAGATTSSELQKLHGLLKKRQSHYKRVIIWTSAAAILLFFSMTILLYRYSQYRNFMDEAIKVATADIDPGKEQATLSFENGKSVELKGKPIRTDSNGTFYSDGTSIAENTVQFATLSTPRKGQYKMTLPDGTKVFLNAESSLKFPTQFTENRREVELTGEGYFEVTHDIKKPFIVTTRGQKLKVLGTKFNVSSYENETAILTTLISGSVELTNSQNNTPVILKPGQQGKLLSLSSIFLVDNVDTEVFTAWTSNDFHFDGTPLKEVFKQLERWYDVDVDYKKVPNVRVHGTISREKKLSTVLYTLQQITDLQFKLTGRRIEVDNN encoded by the coding sequence ATGGAAGAGCGCAGAATCCTTGAAGAGTTAAAGATCGTTCCGCTTCTGACGAAGTTTGTCAGAGGAGAGCATATGACTGTCCTTGAAGAAAAAACTATTGAGATCTGGCTCAACAAGAGCAGTGCGAACCGTGCTTTCTTTGAGCAATTACAAGATAAAGAGCACGTTGCTCGGGAACTTCTAAAAAGGGATGCTGCAGGTGCCACGACTTCCTCAGAACTTCAAAAATTGCATGGTCTGTTGAAGAAACGTCAATCCCACTATAAGCGGGTTATTATCTGGACATCAGCTGCTGCGATATTGTTGTTTTTTTCTATGACTATACTTCTTTACAGGTATTCTCAGTACAGAAATTTCATGGATGAAGCGATCAAGGTTGCAACGGCTGACATTGATCCCGGGAAGGAGCAGGCTACGTTGAGCTTTGAAAATGGTAAATCCGTGGAGCTAAAGGGTAAACCCATCAGGACAGATAGCAATGGAACATTTTATTCGGATGGGACTTCAATAGCAGAGAATACCGTGCAGTTTGCCACTCTTTCAACACCGAGGAAAGGGCAGTACAAAATGACTTTACCGGATGGCACAAAGGTATTTTTGAATGCTGAATCATCTTTGAAGTTTCCGACCCAGTTTACGGAAAATAGGAGAGAAGTTGAGTTAACGGGAGAAGGCTATTTTGAAGTAACCCATGATATAAAAAAACCTTTTATTGTTACCACAAGAGGACAAAAGCTTAAAGTTCTTGGTACAAAATTCAATGTAAGTTCCTATGAAAATGAAACTGCAATCCTGACCACGCTTATCAGTGGCAGTGTTGAGCTTACAAATTCACAGAACAATACTCCAGTGATCTTAAAACCGGGACAACAAGGTAAGCTGCTATCTCTATCTTCGATATTTTTGGTAGATAATGTGGATACAGAGGTATTTACAGCATGGACTTCAAATGATTTTCATTTTGATGGCACACCTTTAAAAGAGGTCTTTAAACAGCTTGAGCGCTGGTATGACGTTGATGTTGATTACAAGAAAGTGCCCAATGTTAGAGTACATGGTACTATAAGCAGAGAAAAGAAATTATCAACTGTTCTTTACACATTGCAACAGATAACTGATTTACAATTTAAATTGACAGGAAGGAGGATTGAGGTAGACAATAACTAA
- a CDS encoding SusC/RagA family TonB-linked outer membrane protein, with the protein MKKDHFSHAENIPISLDIFFRRKLLHIGIRSSLFFMLLACGTAIKAQRISLTLQKAPLKTAISEIRKVTKYDFAYNDDLLKKVGPITVDLRNATLEETLSSLFANQPIEFQIADGVIILKERKTSGQKNVPISKKKETIKGRVVDESGNPLAGATVQVKGTNFITTSDGTGAFEIPDEFSEFNLRISYLGYAQIEVAAKNAGRIVLTTNDNRIEEVSVVASGYQSIPKERATGSFSKVDNATFNRQVSTDVISRLKGIAPSILFDERSGSPKLTIRGQATIFGNDQPLIVVDNFPYEGDINNINPNDIEDIDILKDAAAASIWGVRAGNGVIVIKTKKGRADQPMNIGFTSNVTIGQKPDLNYIPQIKPTDFIDIEKMLFEKGFYNTIISNTSANRPYSPVVSILNDQKKGLLSADQANAQIDALRSGDLRRDMSKYLYQQSVKQQYALNLNGGTNKYTYYFSAGLDKNQNSEKGNGFSRVSLNSNQVFRPIEKLEISASLSYNQNNQSTSNVVSMLNNMGQELMYPYARLVDDDVKPAILTKDHSIVLKEKALNAGLLNWDFVPLEELKLQDNKFKQSEMRLNAAVKYSIIPSLSAEVRFQYENQQGRRRNFFDQASYVMRDQINRFTSFNNGVLTRNIPLGGRLDNTNGELSALNGRFQMNFDKKWNKHQVNAIGGFEIREAKANSNSSRQYGFDPNVGSSVLVDYLTRFSQYGKGGSSLIPNNDSYSATVDRIRSYYMNGAYNYDLRYVISASARIDQSNLFGVSTNQKSVPLWSVGSKWNLSKEQFYNIDWLPVLSFRTTIGFSGNVDRTITAFTTAKYLTNSTNGLPSAELQNPPNKNLRWEKNRMWNIGFDFAARQNALSGSIEYFQRKGSDLIGNGEIDPTTGYISYRGNLANMKGKGIDIELHSININKPNFKWNTTFLFSYALDRVTKYQKQTSLSNFVDDSYRILRLTSGYTPVVGKPLFSIYSYPFAGLNAEDGQVQGLLNGLPSKEYSKITQYLAENPENNLVYNGNALPPYFGAIRNTITSYGIELSFNITYRFGYYFRRNSIMYSSLYSTYYTHGDYYNRWKKPGDEATTNVPAMIYPGNGVADNYYKNSEVLIGKGDHIRLQDISLAYNVGNSFLKKHNLNNLKFFTYISNLGIIWKKDKSGLDPDFPSNKPIRTIAFGLNCNF; encoded by the coding sequence ATGAAAAAAGATCATTTTTCCCACGCGGAAAATATACCCATCTCATTGGATATATTTTTCAGGAGAAAACTACTGCACATTGGCATAAGGAGCAGCCTTTTCTTTATGCTACTTGCATGTGGTACAGCAATCAAGGCGCAACGGATTAGCCTTACATTGCAAAAAGCACCTCTTAAAACCGCGATTTCGGAAATCCGTAAAGTTACCAAGTATGATTTTGCCTATAATGACGACCTACTAAAAAAGGTCGGGCCCATCACTGTTGATTTAAGAAATGCTACTTTAGAAGAGACTCTAAGTTCACTCTTTGCTAACCAGCCTATTGAATTTCAAATCGCAGACGGTGTAATTATTTTAAAAGAACGTAAAACTTCTGGTCAGAAGAATGTTCCGATTTCAAAAAAAAAGGAAACAATAAAAGGAAGGGTCGTTGATGAAAGCGGTAATCCGCTTGCGGGTGCTACGGTACAGGTTAAGGGAACCAACTTTATTACGACTTCCGATGGAACAGGAGCGTTTGAGATTCCAGATGAATTCTCTGAATTTAACCTGCGAATATCCTATTTGGGATATGCACAGATTGAAGTAGCAGCTAAAAATGCTGGCAGAATTGTACTGACTACAAATGACAACCGGATCGAAGAGGTGAGTGTTGTCGCCAGTGGATATCAGTCCATACCGAAGGAAAGGGCTACAGGTTCCTTTTCAAAGGTAGATAATGCGACTTTTAACCGTCAGGTTTCTACTGATGTAATCAGTAGATTAAAGGGAATAGCACCATCAATTTTATTTGATGAACGTTCAGGAAGCCCCAAGCTTACTATCCGTGGTCAGGCTACTATCTTTGGCAACGATCAGCCTTTGATCGTTGTTGACAATTTTCCGTATGAAGGCGATATCAACAACATCAATCCGAACGATATTGAGGATATTGATATTTTGAAAGATGCTGCTGCCGCGTCAATCTGGGGCGTAAGGGCAGGTAATGGTGTGATCGTGATTAAAACTAAAAAAGGACGAGCAGACCAGCCGATGAACATAGGTTTTACTTCTAATGTTACGATAGGACAGAAACCTGACCTGAACTATATTCCACAGATCAAACCCACTGACTTCATTGATATTGAAAAGATGCTTTTTGAAAAGGGCTTTTACAATACTATTATTAGTAATACGTCCGCAAATAGACCTTATTCTCCAGTAGTTAGTATTCTTAATGACCAAAAAAAAGGTCTTTTATCAGCTGATCAGGCAAATGCACAAATTGACGCTCTTCGTAGTGGAGACCTGCGAAGAGATATGAGTAAATACTTGTATCAACAAAGTGTAAAACAACAGTATGCCTTAAATCTTAACGGAGGTACAAATAAATATACCTACTATTTTTCAGCAGGTTTAGATAAAAACCAAAATTCAGAAAAAGGGAACGGCTTTAGCCGTGTGAGCCTTAACAGCAATCAAGTTTTTCGCCCTATTGAAAAACTTGAAATTTCTGCAAGTCTTTCATACAACCAAAATAATCAATCTACCTCTAATGTAGTGTCAATGCTTAATAATATGGGGCAAGAGCTGATGTATCCCTACGCAAGATTGGTTGATGATGATGTGAAACCGGCGATACTTACAAAAGATCATAGTATTGTGCTGAAGGAAAAAGCACTCAATGCAGGCTTGTTAAATTGGGATTTTGTTCCGTTGGAAGAATTAAAATTACAAGATAATAAGTTCAAGCAATCCGAAATGCGGTTAAATGCTGCGGTTAAGTATTCAATTATACCGTCATTGTCAGCAGAAGTCCGATTCCAATATGAAAATCAACAAGGAAGGCGCAGGAATTTTTTTGACCAGGCTTCTTATGTGATGCGAGATCAAATTAATAGGTTTACATCTTTTAATAATGGTGTTTTGACTCGAAATATTCCACTAGGTGGGAGACTTGATAATACAAATGGAGAACTTTCCGCATTAAATGGACGTTTTCAAATGAACTTTGATAAAAAATGGAACAAGCACCAAGTCAATGCTATTGGTGGTTTTGAGATTAGAGAAGCAAAAGCCAACAGTAATAGTTCCAGACAATATGGTTTTGATCCGAATGTTGGTTCAAGTGTGCTAGTAGATTATTTAACACGATTTAGTCAATATGGTAAAGGGGGTTCTTCTCTTATCCCAAACAATGACAGCTATTCGGCAACTGTTGATCGAATTCGATCATATTATATGAATGGTGCTTATAATTATGATTTGAGATATGTTATTTCTGCAAGTGCGAGGATCGATCAGTCAAATTTATTTGGTGTTTCAACTAATCAAAAATCAGTTCCCTTGTGGTCAGTTGGCTCAAAATGGAATTTATCAAAAGAGCAATTCTATAATATTGATTGGTTGCCAGTATTGAGCTTTAGAACAACAATCGGCTTTAGCGGAAATGTAGACAGAACTATTACAGCATTTACGACTGCTAAGTATCTTACTAATTCGACCAATGGCTTGCCAAGCGCTGAGTTACAGAACCCACCAAATAAGAATTTAAGATGGGAAAAAAATAGAATGTGGAATATAGGATTTGATTTTGCTGCAAGACAAAATGCCTTATCAGGGAGTATAGAGTATTTTCAACGTAAAGGTTCGGACCTTATTGGTAATGGGGAGATCGATCCTACTACTGGATATATCTCTTATCGTGGTAACTTGGCTAACATGAAAGGGAAAGGAATAGACATTGAACTTCACTCAATAAATATAAACAAGCCTAATTTTAAATGGAATACAACATTTCTTTTCTCTTATGCCTTGGATAGGGTGACAAAATACCAAAAGCAAACCAGTCTTTCTAACTTTGTTGATGATAGTTATAGAATTTTACGATTAACATCTGGCTATACTCCCGTGGTTGGGAAGCCACTTTTTAGTATTTATTCTTATCCATTTGCCGGTTTAAATGCTGAAGATGGTCAGGTTCAAGGTTTATTGAACGGACTACCTTCGAAAGAATACTCAAAGATCACGCAATATTTAGCTGAAAATCCCGAAAATAATCTGGTTTATAATGGGAACGCTCTACCTCCTTACTTCGGAGCCATAAGAAACACAATTACATCATATGGAATTGAGTTATCATTTAATATAACATACCGATTTGGCTACTATTTCCGTCGTAATTCCATTATGTATAGTTCTCTTTATAGTACATATTACACGCATGGTGATTACTATAATAGATGGAAAAAGCCTGGTGATGAAGCTACGACAAATGTTCCAGCTATGATTTACCCAGGGAACGGAGTTGCCGATAATTATTACAAAAATTCAGAAGTACTTATTGGAAAAGGAGACCATATAAGGCTTCAAGATATTTCATTAGCATATAATGTCGGCAATTCGTTTCTTAAGAAACACAACTTAAATAATCTGAAATTTTTTACTTACATAAGTAATCTCGGTATTATTTGGAAGAAAGATAAATCCGGATTAGATCCCGATTTTCCGAGCAACAAACCTATTAGGACAATAGCATTTGGGTTGAATTGTAATTTCTAA
- a CDS encoding RagB/SusD family nutrient uptake outer membrane protein, translating into MNKLVRYILSFASLYLTVSCNKGWLEEKRDIKLIVPTTLNDMNLLLNADVFQSDGRGATETSCDDYEFTPEQYNALYNAFDRDLVIWKTEEFPKFGILVWDEWDMAYSQIQVCNVVLNGLSKINRTSSNKEQYDKIKGTALYHRAKQFLNLALTFCNYYDDNTAETDLGIPLKLTEDIDEIVDRGSLKNTYERIVSDLKESTILLPSVSTLNTQIAKAGAYGLLARTYLYMDNYKQASSNADSSFKYHTYIENLNKVDLASDYPFNDVSKEIHIYSMQSKYSPNGITGRMSQSLIESYDTNDLRKHVFFKLQSDGKYTFKGSFTGQLFSGTSTGEILLIGAECRARLGDLDGALEKIKLLLQNRFKAGTTISMPAKNNHDVLSSILLERRKELVTRGLRWQDLKRLNRDVKFAQTLIRRIGENIYTLPPNDPRYIMRIPQYIINYNHIAQNSY; encoded by the coding sequence ATGAATAAGTTAGTTAGATATATTCTTTCATTTGCCTCTCTATACCTTACTGTTTCCTGCAATAAAGGTTGGCTTGAAGAAAAAAGAGATATAAAATTAATAGTTCCCACTACTTTAAACGACATGAATCTACTATTGAATGCAGATGTATTCCAAAGTGATGGACGTGGTGCAACTGAAACCTCCTGCGATGATTATGAATTTACACCAGAGCAATATAATGCGCTTTATAATGCGTTTGATAGAGATTTGGTTATTTGGAAAACGGAGGAATTTCCAAAGTTTGGCATTTTGGTATGGGATGAGTGGGACATGGCGTATTCGCAAATTCAAGTTTGCAATGTAGTGCTTAACGGTTTGTCAAAAATTAACCGTACAAGTAGTAATAAAGAACAATATGATAAGATCAAAGGCACTGCATTGTATCACAGGGCTAAACAGTTCTTAAATCTTGCGTTAACGTTTTGTAATTACTATGACGATAATACTGCGGAAACCGATTTAGGTATTCCTCTCAAATTAACTGAGGATATCGATGAAATTGTTGACAGAGGTAGTCTAAAGAATACCTACGAACGAATTGTTTCGGACTTAAAAGAATCTACAATTCTTTTACCTTCTGTCTCGACATTAAATACTCAGATTGCAAAAGCAGGTGCATATGGCTTACTTGCTAGAACTTATTTATACATGGACAATTATAAGCAAGCATCTTCGAACGCTGATTCAAGTTTTAAATATCACACTTATATAGAAAATTTGAACAAAGTCGATTTGGCCAGCGATTATCCGTTCAATGATGTTTCGAAGGAAATTCATATTTATAGCATGCAAAGTAAATATTCTCCAAATGGAATTACTGGCAGAATGAGCCAGTCACTTATTGAAAGTTATGATACTAATGACCTTAGAAAACACGTTTTCTTTAAGTTACAATCTGATGGGAAGTATACGTTTAAAGGGAGTTTTACTGGGCAGCTCTTTTCAGGAACATCCACGGGGGAGATCCTATTAATAGGTGCAGAATGTCGAGCAAGGCTTGGCGATTTGGATGGAGCGCTGGAAAAGATAAAATTATTATTACAGAACCGTTTTAAAGCAGGTACCACAATTTCTATGCCTGCAAAAAACAACCATGATGTTTTGAGCTCTATTTTATTAGAACGCCGAAAAGAGCTAGTTACAAGAGGTCTTCGTTGGCAAGATCTCAAAAGATTAAATAGAGATGTCAAATTCGCACAAACCCTAATTAGAAGAATTGGTGAAAATATTTACACACTTCCCCCAAATGATCCACGGTATATTATGCGAATCCCGCAATACATAATAAATTATAATCACATTGCTCAGAATTCTTACTAA
- a CDS encoding TlpA family protein disulfide reductase: MMKILSVISILVCWSMLSRSQTKITGFVKDAVSDPKELVLTVYDPFSISQPQIIEDTIRTTKGYFNFSIKIQKQMIVGIELNGNSIFFPGTFELLVSPNDSLNIIIPDSKKLGLLNLEIAGKGVEKVDLTKNMLRKILGIYKTDPRYEEQSLLFKFLTTDKKLDAIDSEINTFQSISKKDASVIKTEQYANILKGLFISAMRSDDDSLNVYFNKFIVQKKRMKPFLEGENIFYAGGTLLSEYMLLNEFKNPILSVGDRYKIDNAHAYCKLIIKYFGKRVEVKNYLLSNFMISYLNSKIFNKTSEELYNFYLKNTDNNNPFLIEVANSYLRSKQTLQVGKPFFNFNLSDTVGNLHSLTDFRGKVLIIDFWFTGCSGCRQMAPALDYIEKTLNDQDFKFISINVDKKETWLKGIGQYSSKSSLQLYTMEEKFHHPMIKSLNILGYPTLFVVDGRGNFGGIPPDPRSNQTDFIEFIKNMKNEVAK, translated from the coding sequence ATGATGAAAATACTAAGCGTAATTTCCATTTTAGTATGTTGGTCTATGCTTTCTCGCTCTCAAACCAAAATTACTGGGTTTGTAAAAGATGCTGTTTCTGATCCCAAAGAATTGGTTCTTACCGTATATGATCCTTTCTCAATATCTCAGCCCCAAATTATAGAAGATACGATTCGGACAACTAAAGGTTATTTTAATTTTTCGATAAAAATTCAGAAACAAATGATAGTAGGGATTGAATTAAATGGTAATTCCATTTTTTTTCCTGGAACATTTGAACTTCTGGTGTCCCCGAATGACAGTTTGAATATTATTATTCCGGATAGCAAAAAACTAGGCTTATTAAATCTTGAAATTGCTGGAAAAGGTGTTGAAAAAGTTGACTTAACAAAGAATATGCTTCGGAAAATCTTGGGAATTTATAAGACTGACCCTAGATATGAGGAGCAAAGTCTACTATTCAAGTTTTTAACAACGGATAAAAAACTTGATGCTATAGATTCAGAAATCAATACTTTCCAAAGTATTTCAAAAAAAGATGCAAGCGTGATTAAGACAGAGCAATATGCCAATATTTTAAAAGGTCTATTTATTAGTGCGATGAGGAGTGATGATGATTCTTTGAATGTATATTTTAATAAATTTATTGTTCAAAAGAAAAGAATGAAGCCATTTCTTGAAGGCGAGAATATATTTTATGCAGGTGGAACCTTACTATCGGAGTATATGCTCCTTAATGAATTTAAAAATCCAATTTTATCTGTTGGAGATCGTTACAAAATTGATAATGCACATGCTTATTGTAAATTAATTATTAAATATTTTGGAAAGAGAGTAGAGGTTAAAAATTATTTGCTATCAAATTTTATGATTTCATATTTAAATTCTAAAATCTTTAATAAAACGAGCGAAGAACTATACAACTTCTATCTAAAAAATACCGATAATAACAATCCTTTCTTAATCGAGGTCGCCAATAGTTACCTTCGTTCGAAACAAACATTACAAGTTGGTAAGCCTTTTTTTAATTTTAATCTTTCAGATACAGTTGGTAATTTACATTCGCTGACTGATTTTCGAGGTAAAGTGTTAATTATTGACTTTTGGTTCACGGGTTGCAGCGGCTGTAGACAAATGGCTCCGGCATTGGATTATATCGAGAAAACACTAAATGATCAGGATTTTAAATTTATTTCAATTAATGTCGATAAAAAAGAGACCTGGCTTAAAGGTATTGGACAATATAGTAGTAAAAGTTCTTTACAGTTATATACTATGGAAGAAAAATTTCATCATCCTATGATTAAATCATTAAATATTTTAGGATACCCAACTTTATTTGTTGTCGATGGAAGGGGAAATTTTGGAGGTATCCCACCTGATCCTCGAAGTAATCAAACCGATTTTATTGAGTTCATAAAAAATATGAAAAATGAGGTCGCTAAATAA
- a CDS encoding MauE/DoxX family redox-associated membrane protein: MRIKNIISELIIFILILVWAYTFASKIFDFDTFNRQIKGAYLLSAGGAVLPYVLQAVHLGIVILLLNKNWRRLGLLTSLSVMILYTAYLIYILKFAPSIPCSCIAVFKGMNWNDQLYFNFIALAINIIGLITFFSLRRAPHNSVQTTYN; encoded by the coding sequence ATGAGAATTAAGAATATCATTTCAGAACTGATCATATTTATCCTCATTCTTGTATGGGCGTATACATTCGCCAGTAAAATCTTTGATTTCGACACGTTCAATAGGCAGATTAAAGGTGCTTACCTATTGTCTGCAGGAGGGGCAGTCTTACCTTATGTTTTACAGGCTGTACACCTCGGGATTGTTATACTGCTGCTAAACAAGAACTGGAGAAGACTGGGATTATTAACTTCCCTCTCTGTCATGATCCTTTATACCGCGTATCTCATTTATATTTTAAAATTTGCACCAAGCATTCCGTGCTCGTGCATTGCAGTTTTTAAAGGTATGAACTGGAACGACCAACTGTATTTTAATTTCATTGCCCTTGCAATTAATATCATTGGTCTGATCACTTTTTTTTCGCTAAGGCGAGCCCCACACAATAGTGTTCAGACCACTTATAACTAA